In Spirosoma sp. KUDC1026, the sequence CGTGGACCTGTCCCCCATTGTAATCAATGGATTCGCGGCCCATCAGGATCAGATCGTAAGTCGTCTCCTTCGCAATAGCGGCAATCTGTTCAGCGACGAAATAAGCGTCGGTTGGTTCGGCGTTTACCCGGATCGCATCGTCAGCACCAATAGCCAGGCACTTCCGGATCACCGGTTCGGCATCGGCTTCACCCACATTCAGCACGGTGACCGAAGCACCGGTTTTTTCTTTCAGTTCAACAGCCCGGGCCAGCGCATAGTCGTCATAAGGACCCGTAATGAACGTAACACCTGCCTTGTTTAGCTTGGTGTTGTTGTCCGTAAACGTAATCTTGGTGGTGGTGTCGGGCACACTCGTCACACACACTAAAATTTTCATCGGCTCTAAGGTTTTAGTTCGTGTAAATTGGTTTGTTACGACCAACTTTACGGCGTAAAAGTACAAACTGTCGCCAAAGAAAGTATGCATGCATACTATTTTTTTAGCTGAATGAATAACGAACGTATCCAACAATTAATTCGATTTGTCCAGGAAGAGCCGGGCGATCCCTTCAATGTGTATGCTCTGGCCATGGAGTACATGACCGAGCAGCCCGCGCAGGCCCGGCCGTATTTTGACGACCTGCTGACGAACCACCCGGATTATCTACCGACGTACTACCACGCTGCCGCGCTCTACGCCAACCAGGGTGAACACGAAAAAGCGCATGCTCTTTACGATAAAGGCATCGACCTGGCACGGGCGACGGGAAAACAGAAAACGTTGCTGGAACTGCAGCGGGCCAAACAGGCATTGGCCGACGAGAATGAGGATTGGTAGACGTTACCGGCGTTTCTTTTTCTGCTGCACCAGTTCCTGCTCGAACAGCAGCGGTACGGTCACCTGTTCCGGCACGGTGTAGGAAATAGACAGGAACCGGGCGTCGGGGACTTTGGTAAGGTACACTAAACCCCGCACCGACTCGCCGGGGGCCAGCGTATGCCGACGTAAGGCCAGCTCGCGCCAGCGGTATTCTTCGTAGTCGTAGCGTTGCATCCGATTAGCAAACGTACCGTGGTCGACGGCCCGCTTGATGGCAATGCCCTGATACGCAAGACTGTGGCTAATGCGGTTGCTGGCGTACTCACTGTATGAACGGCTCCGGCTAGAACTGGAAACGTCGGATGCAATGGTTGCCACCATCAGCACCGTATTCAGTATCTTCGCCCGTTTCAGGCGTTTCTCTTCGAGCTTCCGCTTCATGACGAGCCGGTCCGTTTCGTAAGCAGGGTCGGCGGCCGGGCGGGTCAGGGCATAGCCAATATGCTGCGGGTCGGCCAGGGTATCCTGCTGACCGTTCAGGGCTGTAAACTTAAAGTCGGCCGGGTTTACGTCGATGGAATCGGGGGTGAGGTTTTTTACCTCAACATCCAGCGTAACAAACTCTATATCCTCCCGTTCGAACGACGCAACAACGCCAATTCCCTGCTGGTCAACCCGCGTCACGGAGCGCCCGTCGACCATGCTCACGTTGCCGGAAACTGGTTTAAGCTGATACGTAGTGACGTTAGGGGCACAGCTTCCTAACAGCATGACGAACAGGCTAGTCAGTAACCCTGATGGAACGAAGTAAACGGATTTCATCGGTTGACACTAGTTTTGGCGTGAATCGTACCCGGCAGGTGAGCGCCTGATGGCTGAAGGCAATTATGCAAATATACGCCTGCTCACCAATCCATAAAAGGTAAATACAACTTTGCCAGTCAGTAAGTTAGCGCTAGCTGCCCAGTGCCAGCCATAGGTTGCGTAACCCCAGGAAAGCCGTAACCCCAACAATAAGTACCAGGATGGCATTCTGCCAGAACCGGTTTTGGTATTCAGCCGGCAGCAGCGCCCGGTTGTTCACCGCAATCAGCAGGAAAACAGTTACCAGGGGCAGCAACAGTCCGTTAGCGGCCTGGGCCAGCACAATCACCGGGACAGGCTTTACATTCAGCAGGCCAAACGTCAGGCCGATACCCATCACCACCAGCCAAACCGATTTATACGCCCAACTGTTCTCCGACCAGCCCAGCAGGCTCCTGGCCGTAACAGCCGCAGCCAGTGGAGCTGTCAGACAGGAGGTAAATCCGGCAGCAAACAGCCCAAAGGCAAAAAACGCTCCGGCCCAGCTGCCCAGGCGATTACTCAACGTCTGCGCTACGTTCTGAAATGAGAACTCGCCTGTAACGAGCGTACCGGATACCAGAATAGCCATGGAAATTCCCCCGCCAATCAACACGGCCAGGCTAATACCTAAACGCATCTCGCGGATGGCGTCGACCGGGCTAAGTCCGGGCTGGGAAATACCCGAACCGAGAAAAAGATTATAGGGAACGATGGTTGTACCGATCAGCCCGATCACCAGTACCAGCGATCCGGCAGGCAATGCAGGGATGACCAGCGACTGGGCAAAAGCTCCCGCTCCCGGCGACGCGCTGATGGCCACGTAGGCAAAGGCAATACCCATCAAAAAAACGACCAGTCCCAGAAACTGGGCAATAAGCTGAGTGGAACCGCGCCAAAGCAAAACCAGACACGTGGCCCCCAGGAGGAGAGTTAAGAGTTGCGGGGGCCAGTCCGTAAGTAGCGTTAGTCCCGCCAGCGCCCCCAGCAGATTTCCCGCCTGGTAGGCAGCACACCCCAGGGCAACGGCGATAAATAAAACGGTAGTGAGCCACCGGGCCCGCTGGCCATACATGGTTGTCAGGACCTGACCCAGACTCAGGCCGGACGCAATGGTAATCCGGGCGGCCGCTTCCTGCAAAACAATGGTACCAATAGTAGAAAACGTAAGCGCCCAGAGCAGGTCGAGGCCAAAACGTGACCCGGCCATGGCGCAGGTGGTTACGGTGCCGGGGCCAATAAAGGCCGCGGAAATAACTGACCAGATTAGTACACTGCTCAGGCCGGAGCGGAGCGAAAGAGATTTGGGCATTCGTTTGACAGAAGCCCAGGGGGCTTACGCTGCAAACTACCCAAAAACAGCATACAATCCACCAAAACGCAGCATCGCCCGACAGGTTGCCGGGCGATGCTGCTTCAATTTATCTGGCTGTCTACTACCCTACGACAGGTACTTACGCAGCATCCAGGCGTGTTTTTCGTGTTCTTCCATCAGACCCGTCAGGAAGTCAGCCGTACCGGCGTCGTTCAATTTCTCATCTGTGGTGTCCACGTCTTCGCGCAGTTCACGAATGATTTGCTCATGGTCAGCTAGCAGGCGTTTGAACATTTCGGGCGTATCGATGTGGCCATCGTGATCTTCTTCCAGGCTCGCTTCGGCCAGAAAATCTTTCATCGTTGCCACCGGACGACCGCCCAGCTGACGCACGCGTTCGGCAACCAGGTCGATTTCTTCTTCAAGTGCGTTATACTGCTCCTCAAAAAACTCGTGGTATTCCTTGAAGCTTGGCCCGGCTACATCCCAGTGGAATTTGCGGGTTTTGATGTATAGTACGTGAAGATCAGCTAAAAAGGCGTTCAGTAGTTCGTTGTCCTTTTTCAGTACGTCTTCGGAAAGACCAATGTTGGGTTTTAAAGCCATAACGAGAGAATGCTAAGTAATACAATTGGACAAAGCCATTTGCTTTGTTGTGTCTTCAACTATCAGATGGATGGCTTTGTTTTTCCGGAGGATAACATTGGAAATGGTCTAAACATAGATGGGTTCTAAACCTCCAGTATAATCTTACCTATGTGCTCGCTGCTTTCCATCCGGTCATGCGCGTTGGCGGCTTCGGCCAGCGGAAAGGTGCGGTCAATAATGGTTTTCAGCCGGTCGTCGGCCAGCAACGGCCAGACTCGCTGCGCCACTTCGGCCGTCAGAGCGGCCTTGAAATCGTCGCTGCGGGGTTTCAGTGTACTGCCCGTAATGGTCAGGCGTTTCTGCATCAGGGTCGGAATGTGCAGCTGCGCGTTTGCCCCCTGCATCGAATTTATGTAGGTCAGCCGACCATCCATGTTCAGCAACCGGATATTTTTGGGCAGATACTCCCCGCCTACCATGTCCAGAATGACATCGATACCAGCATCTTTGAGAACTGTTTCGAAGTCATCCGTCTTGTAGTTGACGCATTTTTCCGCGCCCAGTTCCTCGCAGAACCGGCATTTTTCGTCGGAACCTGCCGTCGCGTAGACGGGCGAGCCAAAGACTTTTGCCAGTTGAATAGCCGTTACGCCGATACCGCTGCTTCCACCGTGAACCAGCAGTTTTTCGCCGGGCTGCAGGTGAGCCAGTTGAAATACGGTCGACCAGACGGTTAGTACCGTTTCCGGCAACGAAGCGGCTTCTACAAACGACAGGTTTTCCGGCACGGCCAGGCAATGCCGCTCGTCGACGGCGACAAATTCGGCATACCCACCGTCTTTGATGAGGGCACATACCCGTTCTCCGATCTTCCAGCGGCTGGTACCGGGGCCGCAGGCTTCTACCGTACCGGCTACTTCCAGACCCGGAATCTGCCCGGTTGGGTTCGTACCGTAACCACCCTGACGCAGCATTACGTCGCTTCGATTGACACCGGCCGCCCGAACACGAATAAGAATGTGGCCCGGCTGGAGGCCCCGCTGAGTATCTGGTTTGAGTTTGTCCTGGAGTTCTAATACGTGAGATTCTCCAGGCTGCGTTATAACAATTGCTTTCATGTGAGCATAACCAGCGTAGCCGTATTTTGGCTGACAATACCAGCAGATTTACCGGGCTGATTAAACAAAATCAGCTCCCAGACCGTCATTAGTTACGACACATGATCCCAGCACTGGATGGATACTCTTTTTTCCGTTGCCGACGCAACAGCCGCCCTACGCCAACAACTGGTTGCTTTATTGACCGGCAGCAACGCCCACCAATCGTTCGACGACGCCATCAAGAACCTACCCGTTGACCTGCGGGGCGTCAAACCGGAAAAGCTGCCGTACAGTATCTGGCAACTGGTTGATCACATTCGAATTGCGCAGGAAGACATTCTGGAGTTTTCGCGGGATTCGAACTACGTATCCCCCCCCTGGCCGGATGGTTACTGGCCCAAGGAAACAACACCCCCCGATGCTACCGCCTGGGATACCGCCGTAGCTAAGATCCGCGCTGACCGCGATGCCTTTGTGGCCCTATTGAACGACCCCGAACAGGATTTATATAAACCGTTTGCCCATGGTGATGGACAGAATCTGCTGCGCGAAGCTCTGCTGATTGCCGACCATACCGCCTACCACGTTGGTGAAATTATCATTATCCGTCGCCTGCTGGATGCTTGGCCCGCATAGTTTTATTTTTCAACACAGAGTTCACGGAGGCACAGAGGTTTCATTATCAGGCACCTACTTAATAGTCGGGCCAGAAGTACAGATAACGCAACTGTTTTCCTCACCTCTGCCCTCTCTCCTGTTTTATAATCTTGTCGAGGTTAGCTCTGACCACCCCTAGCCCCTCCTAAAACAGGAGGGGAACATGCAGAAGTGCCCCTCTCAACCACCCCCTCCTAATTTTCTAGGAGGGGGCAGGGGGTGGTAAGTAGTAGCCAACTAAGCTTAATTCGCCACCTCGTAAAAACCCTACAAGATTAGCTCCTAAAATAGGAGGGGGCCGGGGGGTGGTCGTCCGTTGCCAGAGGCAAACAACAAGGGTAATACCCCTAATTAACTAATAGAAACGTAACGGCTAGCGTTTGTATTGACACTGGGCTGGGTCGGCCGCAACGTAATACTTTTTATAGTTGAGCGCCTTCGGATCCATACAGCCTTTCAGGTTAAGCAACTCGACGTTTTTGAAATCAATGGCGTGACTTTCGCTTTGCAGGGCGATGTACCCTTCCCGCAGGGGTGTACCGTCTTTCTTAATCCAGTAGTCAGGATTAGCGACCTGCCCTTTGGCCCAGTCATAATCCTGGCCGACGTATCCACCCCCAATCTGCGCTTTTTCGTAGGCCAGCACCGTTTCCCCGTCGATCACGTGCCGGATCGAGTCGCCCAGCACAACCACCTCAACCGTTACCCACTGATCGCCGTCGTAGGTCTTCGACTCCGAATCGATGCAATGGGCCGTGTTTAGTTTACCATTCATATAGACCTGCGTACCGGGTGTGCACAGGTTAGCCGTCGCCCGAGGGCCCGTTCCCAGGCCTCCCAGCGTCTGCACTTCCAACGAAACCGGAAATGCCTGCTTTAATCCCATACTCTGCGCCGACTGGGAGTGAATCATCACCCCACTATTCCGCACGTTCCAGGAGTCGCCCCCCGGCACCTGATTACCCTGAAACCGGTACGTAAACCGCAGGATATAGTATGAAAAAGGCTGGTTGTAATACAGGTGTCCGTAGCGGCCGTCAAACGTCTTGTACTGATCGTAAGCGATACGTAGCAGGCCGTCTTCCACCCGGAACGTATTGCCAACATTGTCGTTAAGCGGATACCCTGCAATCTTGACGTCCCAGCCGGTCAAATCCTTGCCGTTGAACAAAGGCATCCAGTCTTCCTTCGACTGGGCCGATACGCGGTTAATCAAGGCAAAAAATAAAAGCAGGCAGGAAGCGAAAACTTTCATGAAGCGCGAAACGAATTGGTGGAAACTACCAAAAGAAGCCTTATGA encodes:
- a CDS encoding Dps family protein, giving the protein MALKPNIGLSEDVLKKDNELLNAFLADLHVLYIKTRKFHWDVAGPSFKEYHEFFEEQYNALEEEIDLVAERVRQLGGRPVATMKDFLAEASLEEDHDGHIDTPEMFKRLLADHEQIIRELREDVDTTDEKLNDAGTADFLTGLMEEHEKHAWMLRKYLS
- a CDS encoding electron transfer flavoprotein subunit beta/FixA family protein, with translation MKILVCVTSVPDTTTKITFTDNNTKLNKAGVTFITGPYDDYALARAVELKEKTGASVTVLNVGEADAEPVIRKCLAIGADDAIRVNAEPTDAYFVAEQIAAIAKETTYDLILMGRESIDYNGGQVHGIVGEMLGIPSISPVMVLDLDGDTAQITREIEGGKEELAAKLPLVLGCQEPIAEWKIPNMRGIMTARTKPLNVVEPVGTDKLTTVASYELPAPRGAVKMIKAEEAETLIQLLHTEAKVI
- a CDS encoding NAD(P)H-quinone oxidoreductase — encoded protein: MKAIVITQPGESHVLELQDKLKPDTQRGLQPGHILIRVRAAGVNRSDVMLRQGGYGTNPTGQIPGLEVAGTVEACGPGTSRWKIGERVCALIKDGGYAEFVAVDERHCLAVPENLSFVEAASLPETVLTVWSTVFQLAHLQPGEKLLVHGGSSGIGVTAIQLAKVFGSPVYATAGSDEKCRFCEELGAEKCVNYKTDDFETVLKDAGIDVILDMVGGEYLPKNIRLLNMDGRLTYINSMQGANAQLHIPTLMQKRLTITGSTLKPRSDDFKAALTAEVAQRVWPLLADDRLKTIIDRTFPLAEAANAHDRMESSEHIGKIILEV
- a CDS encoding DinB family protein, whose amino-acid sequence is MDTLFSVADATAALRQQLVALLTGSNAHQSFDDAIKNLPVDLRGVKPEKLPYSIWQLVDHIRIAQEDILEFSRDSNYVSPPWPDGYWPKETTPPDATAWDTAVAKIRADRDAFVALLNDPEQDLYKPFAHGDGQNLLREALLIADHTAYHVGEIIIIRRLLDAWPA
- a CDS encoding tetratricopeptide repeat protein → MNNERIQQLIRFVQEEPGDPFNVYALAMEYMTEQPAQARPYFDDLLTNHPDYLPTYYHAAALYANQGEHEKAHALYDKGIDLARATGKQKTLLELQRAKQALADENEDW
- a CDS encoding DUF1080 domain-containing protein — translated: MKVFASCLLLFFALINRVSAQSKEDWMPLFNGKDLTGWDVKIAGYPLNDNVGNTFRVEDGLLRIAYDQYKTFDGRYGHLYYNQPFSYYILRFTYRFQGNQVPGGDSWNVRNSGVMIHSQSAQSMGLKQAFPVSLEVQTLGGLGTGPRATANLCTPGTQVYMNGKLNTAHCIDSESKTYDGDQWVTVEVVVLGDSIRHVIDGETVLAYEKAQIGGGYVGQDYDWAKGQVANPDYWIKKDGTPLREGYIALQSESHAIDFKNVELLNLKGCMDPKALNYKKYYVAADPAQCQYKR
- a CDS encoding Nramp family divalent metal transporter, translating into MPKSLSLRSGLSSVLIWSVISAAFIGPGTVTTCAMAGSRFGLDLLWALTFSTIGTIVLQEAAARITIASGLSLGQVLTTMYGQRARWLTTVLFIAVALGCAAYQAGNLLGALAGLTLLTDWPPQLLTLLLGATCLVLLWRGSTQLIAQFLGLVVFLMGIAFAYVAISASPGAGAFAQSLVIPALPAGSLVLVIGLIGTTIVPYNLFLGSGISQPGLSPVDAIREMRLGISLAVLIGGGISMAILVSGTLVTGEFSFQNVAQTLSNRLGSWAGAFFAFGLFAAGFTSCLTAPLAAAVTARSLLGWSENSWAYKSVWLVVMGIGLTFGLLNVKPVPVIVLAQAANGLLLPLVTVFLLIAVNNRALLPAEYQNRFWQNAILVLIVGVTAFLGLRNLWLALGS